From a region of the Acidobacteriota bacterium genome:
- the larB gene encoding nickel pincer cofactor biosynthesis protein LarB yields MNRDRWLEVFEAVRKGAMTPEEALSRVSHLPYEDLGFARIDHHRLLRRGFPEAIFGEGKTAGEVARILQSFRERSVPALVTRLDGAKARAVKRAVPGFVYHPRSRLGYLGPAPGEGEGSVVVVSGGSSDAPVAEEAFLTARYLGARAELHPDVGVAGLHRVTALLPSLGKARAVVAVAGMEGALPSVVAGLTGALVIGVPTSIGYGVQDSGKTPLFAMLASCVPGLVVVNVDAGFSAGYAAAVINRAEEAPAKRKPVAGGKAARRPR; encoded by the coding sequence ATGAACCGTGATCGTTGGTTGGAGGTTTTCGAAGCGGTCCGCAAAGGGGCGATGACCCCGGAGGAGGCCCTTTCTCGGGTCTCCCACCTCCCCTACGAGGACCTGGGGTTCGCCCGCATCGATCACCATCGCCTGCTCCGCCGAGGATTCCCCGAGGCGATCTTCGGCGAGGGCAAGACCGCCGGCGAGGTGGCTCGGATCCTCCAGTCCTTTCGAGAGCGGTCGGTCCCGGCCCTCGTGACCCGCCTGGATGGAGCGAAGGCCCGCGCCGTGAAAAGGGCGGTTCCGGGCTTCGTCTACCATCCGCGTTCGCGGCTCGGGTATCTGGGTCCCGCCCCCGGGGAAGGAGAGGGCTCCGTCGTGGTGGTTTCGGGGGGGTCGAGCGATGCCCCCGTGGCCGAGGAGGCCTTTCTCACCGCCCGGTATTTGGGAGCGCGGGCCGAACTGCACCCCGACGTGGGGGTGGCGGGACTTCACCGGGTGACCGCCCTTCTCCCCTCCCTCGGGAAGGCCAGGGCGGTGGTGGCGGTGGCGGGCATGGAAGGTGCGCTCCCTTCCGTGGTGGCGGGGCTCACGGGCGCCCTCGTCATCGGGGTGCCCACCTCCATCGGGTACGGCGTCCAGGATTCCGGCAAGACTCCCCTCTTTGCCATGCTCGCGTCCTGCGTGCCGGGTCTCGTGGTGGTCAATGTGGATGCGGGCTTTTCGGCGGGTTACGCCGCGGCGGTCATCAACCGGGCGGAGGAGGCCCCGGCGAAGCGGAAACCGGTAGCCGGGGGCAAAGCCGCCCGCCGCCCCCGGTGA
- a CDS encoding PP2C family protein-serine/threonine phosphatase, translating into MLAAMERWERGRRTWIWGLLALAAAAAYSLRVSPDVNAPLGLDRFDESTVREKVLATSTRLLETSGPLEVRLTQNSDTDSLRRMQELFGFRATSYWTSKEVPIQRWGYRVYAREPWKNLNPLQPRPPLLEAEVSSGGQILALSIPPKKDRAPQKLQPEEALEAAQRLLRVLGVDVGQLTLTSTRTGEEEGRQTFDFGWKQPTRGLPGLSYHYSVQLQSGFLTSFEKRPLLAEPEQPGLLKNLIAPLLSGGVWFFLALATLFFLIQKLRRDEVDLRHAQKVALIAGMLTFLRIVSSPSGGLLETLLGAALVSLLSALLFGLLWTVVESFLRQSFGEKLRCADLLLDGHMTVRETARDLLWAGSLGLILLAIPCLIHAAALGLNSPLITFMPVSLNFSNLRFPGGLVGNALLGPLPAAFLLAAAFLGVIYPLVRSRLSGLPAGAVFSALFALAVEPLLPYGPPLIGYGAAFLTGLAFFLGMESSGIVAALIVLYLPAAFSNVTLLLTAHAPSILVQGWVGAGLLVAGVAGLAYVALFGRPAAGIRAYEPEYLIRLRERERFARELEIAKGLQERFLPKVRPAIPGFSLATACVPAMEVGGDYFDFLPLPGGKWLLLLGDISGKGVKAAFYMTMTKGLLHAITLSESGHLEILRRLNRLFRSQSEPGIFLTLIAVILDPDSREVRLVSAGHNPPLLVRPGEARVLTPRGLVLGLMPDEAFLSSLKDVRMTIRPGEKLLLYTDGVTEAMNRDCEEYGLDRLQERVAGRGHLAAEDMVGLILDDVARFQGEARQADDLTVLVLECHEP; encoded by the coding sequence ATGCTGGCCGCCATGGAGCGATGGGAGCGCGGAAGGCGAACCTGGATTTGGGGACTTCTGGCCCTGGCCGCCGCGGCGGCCTACTCCCTCCGCGTCAGCCCCGACGTAAACGCGCCCCTCGGATTGGACCGGTTTGACGAGTCCACGGTCCGGGAAAAGGTCCTCGCCACGTCCACGCGGCTCCTGGAAACCTCCGGCCCCTTGGAGGTCCGCCTGACCCAGAACTCCGACACGGACAGCCTGAGGCGGATGCAGGAGCTCTTCGGGTTCCGCGCCACGTCCTATTGGACCAGCAAGGAAGTCCCCATCCAGCGGTGGGGGTACCGCGTGTACGCCCGGGAGCCGTGGAAGAACCTCAACCCTCTCCAGCCCCGCCCTCCCCTCCTGGAAGCCGAGGTGTCCAGCGGCGGCCAGATCCTGGCGCTGTCGATCCCTCCCAAGAAGGACCGGGCGCCGCAGAAACTCCAGCCGGAGGAAGCTCTGGAGGCGGCCCAGCGCCTTCTGCGCGTGTTGGGGGTGGACGTGGGCCAGCTCACGCTGACCTCGACCCGCACGGGCGAAGAGGAGGGGCGCCAGACCTTCGATTTCGGCTGGAAACAACCCACCAGAGGGCTCCCGGGACTCTCCTACCATTATTCCGTCCAGCTGCAGTCGGGCTTTCTCACCAGCTTCGAGAAGAGGCCCCTTCTGGCGGAGCCGGAACAGCCCGGCCTGCTAAAAAATCTCATCGCGCCGCTCCTTTCAGGAGGCGTGTGGTTCTTCCTGGCCCTTGCCACTCTCTTCTTCCTCATTCAGAAGCTCCGGCGGGACGAGGTGGACCTGCGGCACGCCCAAAAGGTGGCCCTCATCGCGGGAATGCTCACCTTCCTGCGCATCGTGAGTTCTCCTTCGGGCGGGCTGTTGGAAACCCTGCTCGGAGCCGCCCTCGTGAGTCTCCTCTCGGCACTTCTCTTCGGCCTTCTCTGGACCGTCGTGGAGTCCTTTCTCCGCCAGTCCTTCGGCGAGAAACTGCGCTGCGCCGACCTCCTCCTGGACGGCCACATGACCGTCCGGGAAACGGCGAGGGACCTGCTCTGGGCCGGCTCCCTGGGGCTCATCCTCCTGGCCATCCCGTGCCTGATCCACGCGGCCGCCCTCGGCTTGAACTCTCCCTTGATCACCTTCATGCCCGTGAGCCTCAACTTCTCCAATTTGCGCTTTCCCGGGGGGCTCGTTGGCAACGCCCTCCTGGGCCCTCTGCCTGCCGCCTTTCTCCTCGCCGCGGCCTTCCTCGGCGTGATCTACCCCCTGGTCCGTTCCCGCCTTTCGGGCCTTCCGGCGGGGGCCGTCTTCTCGGCCCTCTTCGCCCTGGCCGTCGAACCCCTCCTCCCCTACGGCCCTCCGCTCATCGGCTACGGAGCGGCCTTCTTGACGGGCCTCGCCTTCTTCCTGGGGATGGAGTCGAGCGGGATCGTGGCGGCCCTGATCGTTCTGTACCTGCCGGCGGCCTTTTCGAACGTGACCCTGCTCTTGACGGCCCATGCCCCATCGATCCTTGTCCAGGGTTGGGTCGGCGCCGGCCTTCTCGTGGCGGGGGTGGCGGGCCTGGCCTACGTGGCCCTCTTCGGAAGACCCGCGGCGGGGATACGGGCCTACGAGCCGGAGTACCTCATCCGCCTCAGGGAGCGGGAGCGGTTCGCCCGCGAGTTGGAAATCGCCAAGGGCCTGCAGGAGCGCTTCCTCCCGAAGGTGCGCCCCGCCATTCCGGGCTTCTCCCTGGCCACGGCCTGCGTGCCGGCCATGGAAGTGGGCGGGGACTACTTCGATTTCCTTCCCCTTCCCGGAGGGAAGTGGCTCCTGCTCCTCGGGGACATATCGGGCAAGGGCGTCAAGGCGGCCTTCTACATGACCATGACCAAGGGCCTCCTCCACGCGATCACGCTGAGCGAAAGCGGACACCTCGAGATTCTCCGACGTCTGAACCGCCTCTTCCGGTCTCAGTCCGAGCCCGGCATCTTCCTCACGCTCATCGCCGTGATCCTCGACCCGGACTCCCGGGAGGTCCGCCTCGTGTCGGCGGGTCACAATCCGCCGCTCCTGGTCAGGCCCGGCGAGGCCAGGGTGCTTACCCCGCGCGGGCTCGTGCTGGGCCTCATGCCCGACGAGGCCTTCCTTTCGAGCCTGAAGGACGTCCGGATGACGATTCGTCCCGGCGAGAAGCTTCTCCTGTACACGGACGGGGTCACCGAAGCCATGAATCGGGATTGCGAAGAGTACGGTCTGGACAGGCTCCAGGAGCGGGTAGCCGGCCGGGGACACCTGGCGGCCGAGGACATGGTGGGACTGATCCTCGATGATGTGGCCCGCTTCCAGGGCGAGGCGCGGCAGGCCGACGACTTGACCGTGCTCGTATTGGAATGCCATGAACCGTGA